In Haloimpatiens massiliensis, the following are encoded in one genomic region:
- a CDS encoding DUF1256 domain-containing protein, translating into MILSFLYNKFHMKLRESSQNKYIPKDTYMKIVDFLKDYTEKDIIIVCIGTNRTNLVDCLGPFVGSILKEDKEFNIPVYGSMVNPIHGLNLTEKITKIKNNYPNSTIIAVDAAIGECEDIGEITISNLTSAK; encoded by the coding sequence ATGATATTAAGTTTTTTATATAATAAATTCCACATGAAATTAAGGGAGTCTTCACAAAACAAGTATATACCTAAAGATACATATATGAAGATTGTAGATTTCTTAAAAGATTATACAGAAAAGGATATTATTATAGTATGTATAGGTACCAATAGAACTAACCTGGTTGATTGTTTGGGACCATTTGTGGGTTCAATTTTGAAGGAAGATAAAGAATTTAATATTCCTGTTTATGGTAGCATGGTTAATCCTATTCATGGATTAAATTTAACAGAAAAAATAACAAAAATAAAGAATAATTATCCTAATAGCACAATAATTGCAGTTGATGCTGCTATTGGCGAGTGTGAAGATATAGGAGAAATTACTATAAGTAACTTAACTTCTGCAAAATAA
- a CDS encoding tyrosine-type recombinase/integrase: MSGKSKNLTTQIDKLFKKNNMKSIKTRYRYRDACYRFCIWLGENTNIKKFKNIKVKHIYMYVEYMRSIDYAPGTIKLELSAIRFFYNLAEGKNIIPTNKKLNLEKRITRGAKRAWSQEEIERAIALAKEMGRIDVVKAILLSFKFGCRLEEAVVLTNYQVKEAICNGFLYLENTKGKNPREVEVQDREILKYILANAKSSERIFIGIGDKTHIVKRSIQNWITNHREKFQEIDRIDRNSARKMLEKDRKSAPKVNLTMHGNRHTFAQLSFIEASEKYIESEAKRKVSEELGHHRTEVTNIYLK, encoded by the coding sequence ATGAGTGGAAAAAGTAAAAATTTAACAACGCAAATAGATAAACTTTTTAAAAAAAATAATATGAAAAGTATTAAAACTAGGTACAGGTATAGGGATGCTTGTTATCGTTTTTGCATATGGTTAGGGGAAAATACAAATATAAAAAAATTTAAAAATATAAAAGTAAAACATATTTATATGTATGTAGAATATATGCGTAGTATAGATTATGCTCCCGGTACAATAAAATTGGAGTTATCTGCAATAAGATTTTTTTACAATTTAGCAGAAGGAAAAAACATTATTCCTACAAACAAAAAACTTAATTTAGAAAAAAGAATAACTAGGGGGGCAAAAAGAGCCTGGAGCCAAGAAGAAATAGAAAGAGCAATAGCATTGGCAAAAGAAATGGGTAGAATAGATGTGGTTAAAGCTATTTTGCTAAGTTTTAAATTTGGTTGCCGATTGGAAGAAGCTGTGGTTTTAACAAACTACCAAGTAAAAGAAGCTATTTGTAATGGATTTTTATATTTAGAAAATACAAAAGGGAAAAATCCAAGAGAAGTAGAAGTTCAAGATAGGGAAATTCTAAAATATATATTAGCTAATGCTAAAAGCTCAGAACGAATTTTTATAGGCATAGGAGATAAAACTCATATTGTAAAAAGAAGTATTCAAAATTGGATTACAAATCACAGGGAAAAATTTCAGGAAATAGATAGGATAGATAGAAATTCGGCTAGAAAAATGTTAGAAAAAGATAGAAAATCTGCACCAAAAGTTAATCTAACTATGCATGGAAATAGACATACGTTTGCCCAACTTAGTTTTATAGAAGCATCAGAAAAATATATTGAAAGCGAAGCCAAAAGAAAAGTTTCTGAGGAGCTAGGGCATCATCGAACAGAAGTTACTAATATATACTTAAAATGA
- a CDS encoding ABC transporter ATP-binding protein, which yields MKKMDSNTNFTEIQTVIKSIRDNKILLVTNTENDANILNTLLEENNMYWATTDTIIRELPYIDTCKMYIFQYKTEEKNIQDLKNIVYESCKIFKIINLTQLNNFNTDKDINNWLNNGHTIEELIQFFNRSLDLKNKDLLQQNAFGIYKYVQKKDAETKKIYITNFTILKSSRIILVDKQQEGIKLILKSSSGEIFERTGEVSVFHDVKTFKNFLGSMDITFKGGLQDLTNLKIWINNYFTFNIEEIHDGIKFINKNNTLMLVTNNGAICSNGIDTTIKSVAGVDININNLEFITALNMKELFQHLFNFTSKEKVLCILGTVVNNLCIVQSKNLKIKGHHLLIVGESGSGKSTILKSIIGAILNYPDEEIKSIGLITNFALIKTISQGNYPVLFDEYKPTLLDKYENEKLSEIFRNSYDRATVSRGNKNLDNRNFVLNRPIILAGEESYKNSETALMERSCIVYLSKQERTKEQEFSMSWLQKNEILLNNLGVSLINTILNLNVCEYNHLRETLKQNFISLKDRVLNTAINIATGIEVLNILLKNLGLNEIKNYTDLITKNIKLEILEERENSLSQVEQMLILYNQLIEDARAENVNEVIKIKDSNIYIKTSEMINQISEFNKKIGADIIILKLKDFKKQAKKSNYIIDTKYLHFDTDSGRKTIRYDLYDSKKLQKLNLNSIAPKDVLEIVDLNDTMPF from the coding sequence ATGAAAAAAATGGATTCAAATACAAATTTCACAGAAATACAAACTGTAATTAAATCTATTAGGGATAATAAAATATTACTAGTTACAAATACAGAAAATGATGCTAATATCCTAAATACACTATTAGAAGAAAATAATATGTATTGGGCTACAACAGATACAATTATTAGAGAATTGCCTTATATAGATACCTGCAAAATGTATATATTCCAATATAAAACTGAAGAAAAAAATATACAAGATTTAAAAAATATAGTATATGAGTCTTGTAAAATTTTTAAAATTATAAATTTAACACAACTAAATAATTTTAATACTGATAAAGATATTAATAATTGGTTAAACAATGGACATACGATAGAAGAATTAATACAGTTTTTTAATAGGAGTCTAGATTTAAAAAACAAAGATCTATTACAACAAAATGCCTTTGGAATATATAAATATGTACAAAAAAAAGATGCTGAAACAAAAAAAATATACATTACAAACTTTACCATATTGAAATCTAGTAGAATTATTCTGGTAGATAAACAGCAAGAAGGAATAAAACTAATATTAAAATCTTCAAGCGGGGAAATTTTTGAACGAACTGGCGAAGTTAGCGTTTTTCATGATGTAAAAACATTTAAAAATTTTTTAGGAAGCATGGACATAACTTTCAAAGGTGGATTACAAGATTTAACAAACTTAAAAATATGGATAAATAATTACTTTACTTTTAATATAGAAGAAATTCATGATGGAATTAAATTTATAAATAAAAATAATACACTAATGCTAGTAACAAATAATGGAGCTATTTGTTCTAACGGAATAGATACTACGATAAAAAGTGTAGCTGGGGTAGATATAAATATTAACAACCTAGAATTTATTACTGCATTAAATATGAAAGAACTATTTCAACATTTATTTAATTTTACTTCTAAGGAAAAAGTTCTATGTATATTAGGTACTGTAGTAAATAATTTATGTATAGTGCAAAGTAAAAATTTAAAAATTAAAGGTCACCATCTGCTTATTGTAGGGGAAAGTGGAAGTGGTAAAAGTACAATATTAAAAAGTATAATAGGAGCTATACTAAATTATCCCGACGAAGAAATAAAAAGTATTGGTTTAATTACTAATTTTGCACTTATAAAGACAATTTCGCAAGGAAATTACCCTGTTCTATTCGATGAATACAAGCCTACACTCCTAGATAAATATGAAAATGAAAAGCTATCTGAAATTTTTAGAAATAGCTACGATAGAGCAACTGTATCTAGGGGAAATAAAAATCTTGATAATAGAAATTTTGTTTTAAATAGGCCAATAATTTTAGCAGGAGAAGAAAGTTATAAAAATTCAGAAACAGCTTTAATGGAAAGATCCTGCATAGTTTATTTATCTAAACAGGAAAGAACAAAAGAACAAGAATTTAGCATGAGCTGGTTACAAAAAAATGAAATATTGCTTAATAACTTAGGCGTAAGTCTTATAAATACAATTTTAAATTTAAACGTTTGTGAATATAATCATTTAAGAGAGACTTTAAAACAAAATTTTATATCTCTAAAAGATAGAGTGTTAAATACAGCTATTAACATTGCTACAGGCATAGAAGTATTAAATATACTATTAAAAAATTTAGGTTTAAATGAAATAAAAAATTACACTGATTTAATAACAAAAAATATAAAATTAGAAATATTGGAAGAACGTGAAAATTCCCTATCACAAGTAGAACAAATGCTAATACTATATAATCAGCTTATAGAAGATGCACGAGCTGAAAATGTAAATGAAGTAATAAAAATTAAAGATTCTAATATTTATATAAAAACATCTGAAATGATTAATCAGATTTCAGAATTTAATAAAAAAATAGGAGCTGATATAATTATCTTAAAACTTAAGGATTTTAAAAAACAGGCTAAAAAATCCAACTATATAATAGATACAAAATATTTGCACTTCGATACAGATTCTGGAAGAAAAACCATTAGATATGATTTATATGACAGTAAAAAACTACAAAAATTAAACTTAAATTCCATAGCTCCAAAAGATGTATTAGAAATAGTAGACCTTAATGATACTATGCCATTTTAA
- a CDS encoding WD40/YVTN/BNR-like repeat-containing protein, which translates to MFKKTIKRLFISLITNPILIIAYWLFCYELSSLCKFGRMNRNTSIILACVVFFIFVIVFTTIRIVKKVKNEDEPEGLAYKRTWRYISIIAIVAITLVYGSNIYKSAINYNGKLSWVIDDLKNKRSVKFEHNNIYKDGVEGIFNDISKKYTLPKKLYISNGFNLNFDSDGTIISFDTFVYGKNDKDKEETYLIYYDKNKSKNIKVELNRIVNSDYNDDKLLEPLISTIKVISIKDTVSKWNENRYGIVYYGKRSWGFNTDGIVNVDEKGNKKLLTHADSEIIGYTVSVFVPGKENRYTPVRYNLKCNADWSRSTTPPKGKNEQSSLQKSKNNEREFYLSKEVGYRLDITGAALGSRFYSLSSTVDGGKTWRVINGDPFNGMSGGAAGITFIDDKLGFLCLSHSGGDYAELYRTEDGGKSYKKIAFPEHEVILDNGAKIKPFDFPGMPHNQDGTLNMLVGQGADGDYNGICKALYGSKDQGITWEFIKEVKKEN; encoded by the coding sequence ATGTTTAAAAAAACTATAAAAAGACTATTTATATCATTAATAACCAATCCCATATTGATAATTGCCTACTGGCTTTTTTGTTATGAGTTATCTTCATTATGCAAATTTGGAAGAATGAATCGAAATACTTCTATTATATTAGCATGTGTAGTGTTTTTTATATTTGTAATTGTATTCACTACAATTAGAATTGTAAAAAAGGTAAAAAATGAAGATGAGCCTGAAGGATTAGCTTACAAAAGAACATGGAGGTATATTTCCATTATAGCTATCGTGGCCATAACATTGGTTTATGGGTCAAATATTTATAAAAGCGCAATAAATTATAATGGTAAACTTTCATGGGTTATAGATGATTTAAAAAACAAAAGGTCAGTGAAATTTGAGCATAATAATATATATAAAGATGGGGTTGAGGGTATTTTTAATGATATTAGTAAAAAATATACTTTACCTAAAAAATTATATATATCTAATGGGTTTAATCTTAATTTTGATTCGGATGGAACAATTATATCTTTTGATACATTTGTTTATGGAAAAAATGATAAGGACAAAGAAGAGACTTATTTAATTTATTATGATAAGAACAAATCTAAAAATATTAAAGTAGAGTTGAACAGAATAGTAAATTCTGATTATAATGACGATAAACTTTTAGAACCATTAATTAGTACAATTAAGGTTATTTCTATTAAGGATACAGTAAGTAAATGGAATGAAAATAGGTATGGAATAGTTTATTATGGAAAAAGAAGCTGGGGATTTAATACAGATGGAATTGTTAATGTTGATGAAAAAGGAAATAAGAAGCTATTAACCCATGCTGATTCTGAAATAATAGGATATACTGTGTCTGTGTTTGTACCAGGAAAAGAGAATAGGTATACTCCTGTTAGATATAATTTAAAATGTAATGCAGATTGGAGTAGGTCAACAACTCCTCCTAAAGGAAAAAATGAGCAAAGTAGTTTACAAAAATCCAAAAATAATGAGCGAGAATTTTATCTATCAAAGGAGGTGGGGTATCGCTTAGATATTACAGGAGCAGCCTTAGGCAGCAGATTTTATTCTTTAAGTAGTACCGTTGATGGAGGAAAAACTTGGAGAGTAATAAATGGTGATCCGTTTAATGGAATGAGCGGTGGAGCCGCAGGAATAACTTTTATAGATGATAAACTTGGATTTTTATGTTTGTCCCATAGTGGAGGAGATTATGCAGAATTGTACCGAACAGAGGATGGAGGTAAATCTTATAAAAAGATAGCATTTCCAGAACATGAAGTAATTTTAGATAATGGCGCAAAGATAAAGCCCTTTGATTTTCCAGGTATGCCTCATAATCAAGATGGAACCCTTAATATGTTAGTTGGACAAGGAGCAGATGGAGATTACAACGGTATTTGTAAAGCCTTATATGGATCAAAAGATCAAGGAATAACATGGGAGTTTATAAAAGAAGTGAAAAAAGAAAACTAG
- a CDS encoding MarR family winged helix-turn-helix transcriptional regulator codes for MINNDKSEKVIGYLDEIQNIIHNKHHELAQKYNLTLEQFHLLLHLSMKSTPPTVNEIANSFNNAQNTMSEKLSRLQEKNLIEKVKDPKDKRISRISLSIQGKKLIDTICYEAENCFVKDAIAKMEEQKLQTLILCLEDLIKNLKEE; via the coding sequence TTGATTAATAATGATAAATCTGAAAAGGTAATTGGATATCTTGATGAAATACAAAATATTATTCACAACAAACACCATGAGTTAGCACAAAAATATAATCTTACTTTAGAGCAATTTCACCTACTTCTACATCTTAGTATGAAATCTACCCCTCCAACAGTTAATGAAATAGCTAATTCCTTTAACAATGCTCAAAACACTATGTCTGAAAAATTATCAAGACTTCAAGAAAAAAATCTTATCGAAAAAGTAAAAGACCCTAAAGATAAAAGAATTTCTAGAATCTCCTTGTCAATTCAAGGAAAAAAACTTATTGATACCATATGCTATGAAGCTGAAAATTGCTTTGTTAAGGATGCAATAGCAAAAATGGAGGAACAAAAGCTCCAAACATTAATTTTATGTCTCGAAGACTTAATTAAAAATTTGAAGGAGGAATAA
- a CDS encoding class I SAM-dependent methyltransferase, producing the protein MENIFGECLDNKTILEIGTGRGGTTRELVLLLSKFENCRLITTDIADDHFRKLKDEFKDCNVNIDFIKTNACCLEGIKEESIDYLVCNYTLCAINSNPGCEVLALNKFKSVLKTGGELHIEEEFPINHIENEMQEIWSKKWKVLKSCTSLLGDGIYNEMDPEVLKNILIILGFKNIKCKSSVSKFSGENYLDFFNLRLNKYLKRFENKTYVKAMEEIAAGLNECAKKAQGMEIPYYCISAVK; encoded by the coding sequence ATGGAAAACATTTTTGGTGAATGTCTTGATAACAAAACCATTCTGGAAATCGGCACAGGAAGAGGTGGTACCACAAGAGAGCTAGTTTTGCTTTTATCAAAATTTGAAAATTGCCGTTTGATTACAACAGATATAGCTGATGACCATTTTAGGAAGCTAAAAGATGAGTTTAAGGACTGCAACGTAAATATAGACTTTATAAAAACAAATGCATGCTGCCTTGAAGGTATTAAAGAGGAATCTATTGATTATTTAGTATGCAATTATACCTTATGTGCCATAAATTCAAATCCTGGCTGCGAAGTTTTAGCTTTAAATAAATTTAAAAGTGTTTTAAAAACTGGTGGTGAACTTCACATTGAAGAAGAATTTCCTATTAATCATATTGAAAATGAAATGCAGGAAATCTGGTCTAAAAAATGGAAGGTATTAAAAAGTTGTACAAGCCTTCTTGGGGATGGTATTTATAACGAAATGGATCCTGAGGTTTTAAAGAATATATTAATTATTCTAGGATTTAAGAATATAAAATGCAAAAGTAGTGTCTCCAAATTCTCTGGAGAAAATTATCTTGATTTTTTCAATCTAAGACTGAACAAATATCTTAAAAGATTTGAAAATAAGACTTACGTTAAAGCTATGGAAGAAATAGCCGCTGGACTTAATGAATGTGCCAAAAAAGCTCAAGGAATGGAAATACCTTACTATTGCATAAGTGCAGTAAAATAG